In a single window of the Ancylobacter polymorphus genome:
- the parC gene encoding DNA topoisomerase IV subunit A: MGEPPIPTDDGTIEPIGLKAALEERYLAYALSTIMHRALPDARDGLKPVHRRILYGMRLLRLDPGGGFRKSAKIVGDVMGSFHPHGNAAIYDAMVRLAQDFSQRYPLVDGQGNFGNIDGDNAAAERYTEARLTEVARLILDGIDEDAVDFRPNYDGTTEEPVVMPGAFPNLLANGSTGIAVGMATSIPPHNAAELIDASLHLIQNPNATTDDLLKFVQGPDFPTGGVIIESPSSMADAYATGRGGFRLRARWEKEETGRGTYVVVVTEIPYGVPKSRLVEKIADLLNEKKLPLLADVRDESAEDVRLVLEPRARNVDAELLMESLFRVTELETRFPLNMNVLVGGQVPKVVSLVEALREWVDHRREVLLRRSRHRLAEIEHRLEVLGGYLIAYLNLDEVIRIIREEDEPKPALMARFALTDVQAEAILNMRLRSLRKLEEFEIRKEHDALSKEKDGLEKLLGSEARQWKAVAGQLAETRKRFAPDTPLGRRRTTFGEASAHKADAVIEALVEREPITVVVSEKGWIRALKGHVADLSSLVFKGDDRLKISFFTETTAKLLVFATNGRFYTLDASKLPGGRGHGEPLRLSIELEQEADILHVLPYVGGRRLLVAAKEGRGFLVSEDDCLANTRKGKQVLGVDAQEAAKVVVATGDSVAVIGENRKLLVFPLTQIPEMTRGRGVRLQRYKDGAMSDVKVFAAAEGLTWTDTSGRTWTVTDLTEWRGERAGAGRLPPKGFPRNNKFG; encoded by the coding sequence ATGGGTGAGCCACCGATTCCGACCGATGATGGCACGATCGAGCCGATCGGGCTGAAGGCGGCGCTTGAAGAGCGCTACCTCGCCTATGCGCTGTCGACCATCATGCACCGCGCCCTGCCGGATGCGCGCGACGGGCTGAAGCCCGTGCATCGCCGCATTCTCTATGGCATGCGCCTGTTGCGGCTTGACCCCGGCGGCGGCTTCCGCAAGAGCGCGAAGATCGTCGGCGACGTGATGGGCTCGTTCCACCCGCACGGCAATGCGGCGATCTACGACGCCATGGTGCGCCTCGCCCAGGACTTCTCTCAGCGCTACCCGCTGGTCGACGGGCAGGGCAATTTCGGCAATATCGATGGCGACAACGCCGCCGCCGAGCGCTACACCGAAGCCCGGCTGACCGAAGTGGCGCGGCTGATCCTCGATGGCATCGACGAGGACGCGGTCGATTTCCGCCCCAACTATGACGGCACGACGGAAGAGCCCGTCGTCATGCCGGGCGCCTTTCCCAATCTGCTGGCCAATGGCTCCACCGGCATCGCGGTGGGCATGGCGACCTCGATCCCGCCGCACAATGCGGCTGAGTTGATCGACGCCAGCCTGCACCTGATCCAGAATCCGAACGCCACCACGGACGACCTGCTGAAATTCGTCCAGGGCCCGGATTTTCCCACCGGTGGCGTCATCATCGAATCGCCGTCTTCCATGGCCGACGCCTACGCCACCGGTCGCGGCGGCTTCCGGCTGCGGGCGCGCTGGGAGAAGGAAGAGACCGGGCGCGGCACCTATGTCGTCGTCGTCACCGAGATTCCCTATGGCGTGCCGAAGTCGCGCCTGGTGGAGAAGATCGCCGACCTGCTGAACGAGAAGAAGCTGCCGCTTCTCGCCGATGTGCGCGACGAGAGCGCGGAGGATGTGCGCCTCGTGCTGGAGCCGCGCGCGCGGAATGTCGACGCCGAACTGCTGATGGAAAGCCTGTTCCGCGTCACCGAGCTGGAGACGCGTTTCCCGCTTAACATGAACGTCCTGGTCGGCGGGCAGGTGCCGAAGGTGGTGAGCCTCGTCGAGGCGCTGCGCGAATGGGTTGACCATCGCCGCGAGGTGCTGCTGCGCCGCTCCCGGCACCGCCTCGCGGAGATTGAGCACCGACTGGAAGTGCTGGGTGGCTACCTCATCGCCTATCTCAATCTCGATGAGGTGATCCGTATCATCCGCGAGGAGGATGAGCCCAAGCCCGCGCTGATGGCACGGTTCGCGCTGACCGATGTGCAGGCCGAGGCTATCCTCAACATGCGCCTGCGCTCCTTGCGCAAGCTCGAAGAATTCGAGATCCGCAAGGAGCATGACGCCCTGTCCAAGGAGAAGGACGGGCTGGAGAAACTGCTCGGCTCGGAAGCGCGCCAGTGGAAGGCGGTTGCCGGCCAGCTCGCGGAGACGCGCAAGCGCTTCGCGCCCGACACTCCGCTCGGACGCCGCCGCACCACCTTCGGCGAGGCGTCCGCGCACAAGGCGGATGCGGTGATCGAGGCGCTGGTGGAGCGCGAGCCGATCACCGTCGTGGTGTCGGAGAAGGGCTGGATCCGCGCGCTGAAGGGCCATGTGGCCGATCTCTCCTCGCTTGTCTTCAAGGGCGATGACCGGCTGAAGATCAGCTTCTTCACCGAGACGACGGCGAAGCTGCTGGTGTTCGCCACCAATGGCCGCTTCTACACGCTCGATGCGTCGAAGCTGCCGGGTGGGCGCGGCCATGGCGAGCCGCTGCGGCTGTCCATCGAGCTGGAGCAGGAGGCGGATATCCTCCACGTGCTGCCTTATGTCGGCGGGCGGCGCCTGCTGGTCGCGGCGAAGGAGGGGCGCGGCTTCCTGGTGTCCGAGGATGACTGCCTCGCCAATACCCGCAAGGGCAAGCAGGTGCTGGGCGTCGATGCGCAGGAGGCGGCCAAGGTCGTGGTGGCGACGGGCGACAGCGTCGCGGTCATCGGCGAGAACCGCAAGCTGCTGGTATTCCCGCTCACCCAGATCCCGGAAATGACCCGTGGACGCGGCGTGCGGCTGCAGCGCTACAAGGACGGCGCGATGAGCGACGTGAAGGTCTTCGCCGCCGCCGAGGGTCTCACCTGGACCGACACGTCCGGCCGTACCTGGACCGTGACCGATCTCACGGAATGGCGCGGCGAGCGCGCCGGGGCCGGCCGCCTGCCGCCCAAGGGTTTCCCCCGCAACAACAAGTTCGGCTGA